In Fluviicola taffensis DSM 16823, the following are encoded in one genomic region:
- a CDS encoding T9SS type A sorting domain-containing protein: MKKINYMKQLIVMAMMLFSAVLSFGQNGWNDNEFVIGSGFNGSVYTSLALPDNGVVFGGDFTSYNGTNCQGIVKLRPDGTIDPNWLLSGYVPGAQNFSGGATVMDLKLESTGTILVSGAFPSYYGVGCPNLARINSLNGQIDIAFRDALVLNPPNGAVWSVDTQSDGKIILGGDFSTLAAANVRNGVARLLTNGSVDNTFTFSGATNATVRKVKVQSDNKILVGGNFTTINGVAKNRITRLNADGTSDATFLGNGANNFVLDIEVQSDNKILLCGDFTSYDVLLANRFIRLNPNGVQEGTFNNFNSTVRTMSILSNGSIAIGGQFDLFPTYPGIRFAVLNADLTYNSTFANPSANNTVLTTCLLADGRIAAGGGFTFFRGQAREKAAVMQYCDGFSIGTASSSPTLCINTALTPITHAITGGTSFTKVISSTGLPGGVTAAVVGGQLSISGTPTTSGTFNYSVTLSACQAAVATGIIIVNQNVLVSSAAASVASCIDVPLTPFTRTTFNASAIGSPTGLPPGISVAFSSNVITFSGTPTTAGVFNYSIPVTGNCASEIMTGTITVRPDVVVTDPATNYQCALSSFIPIGITVANATSIGTPTGFTGGMSATLSGNSVTINGTNTSFPGVYNYTIPVNGLCKPDTIFGTLITVDASELIPSNTMTNPPAVCVGLPIDTIKIATNQLVSSISESATFPLPAGINFSYVNDTIYIFGTATAPGATLIIMEASSPCGTDQISGMIEINSDFIFAGPAPTFTPVCVNTPITTVTQPFGGGNIDSIINLPQGITAVVLPFNPPLSNGGIEFSGTPTQSGTFNYTIYTSNPCTTEVLTGTMIINAASVSVSAASATPTVCTGSTITPITHTITGTGSVGAATGLPAGITASNAGNTITISGSSTISGTYNYTIPISGSCGSVNATGTITIITQNTVSAEPAAVVNCVNNAMTPIVRTTGGATGIGAVTGLPAGVSASWNANTLTINGTPTSIGTFNYSIPLTGGCGTVNATGTFVISPETACTQGIEENNSIQLTVFPNPVNDKVNITFEGTSTVSIDFIDINGKLVATNTGIQSGDVISIEHLEKGVYLMLVKSSEGNIIERLIKQ, encoded by the coding sequence ATGAAAAAAATAAATTACATGAAACAATTGATTGTCATGGCCATGATGCTCTTTTCTGCGGTTCTGAGCTTTGGTCAAAATGGCTGGAACGATAATGAGTTCGTAATAGGATCTGGATTTAATGGAAGTGTTTATACCAGCTTGGCTTTACCAGACAACGGTGTTGTTTTTGGGGGCGATTTTACCAGTTACAACGGCACAAATTGTCAAGGAATAGTGAAACTAAGACCAGATGGCACAATTGACCCCAATTGGTTACTTTCCGGGTATGTACCAGGTGCACAAAACTTTTCGGGTGGCGCAACAGTAATGGATTTGAAACTTGAAAGTACAGGAACTATTCTGGTATCTGGTGCATTTCCTTCGTATTATGGAGTTGGATGTCCCAATTTAGCAAGAATAAACTCGCTAAATGGACAAATTGATATCGCTTTTCGAGACGCACTGGTTTTAAACCCTCCGAATGGTGCAGTTTGGTCTGTTGATACGCAATCGGATGGCAAAATAATCTTAGGAGGAGATTTTTCAACATTAGCTGCAGCAAATGTTCGAAACGGAGTTGCTCGTTTATTAACAAACGGATCTGTTGATAATACCTTTACTTTTTCAGGCGCAACAAACGCTACCGTTCGAAAAGTAAAAGTTCAATCGGATAATAAAATTTTAGTTGGAGGGAACTTTACAACAATCAATGGAGTTGCTAAAAACAGAATCACTCGCTTAAATGCTGATGGAACTTCTGACGCTACTTTCTTAGGAAATGGAGCAAATAATTTTGTCCTTGACATTGAAGTTCAAAGTGATAATAAAATTTTGTTATGTGGTGATTTCACCAGTTACGACGTATTATTGGCCAATCGCTTTATTCGTTTAAATCCAAATGGAGTTCAAGAAGGAACGTTTAACAATTTTAATTCAACAGTTCGTACTATGTCGATACTTAGCAATGGTTCTATTGCAATTGGTGGTCAATTTGATCTTTTTCCGACTTACCCCGGAATACGATTTGCTGTCTTGAACGCTGATTTGACCTACAATTCAACTTTTGCAAATCCTTCCGCGAATAATACCGTTTTAACAACTTGTTTATTGGCTGATGGAAGAATTGCTGCAGGTGGTGGATTCACTTTTTTTAGAGGACAAGCAAGAGAAAAAGCAGCGGTTATGCAATATTGTGACGGATTTTCTATTGGAACTGCATCCTCATCGCCTACTTTGTGTATCAATACAGCACTCACTCCAATTACACATGCTATTACAGGAGGAACTTCTTTCACAAAAGTGATTTCTTCTACAGGACTTCCTGGAGGTGTTACAGCAGCAGTTGTGGGTGGTCAATTGTCTATTTCTGGAACACCAACAACTTCTGGGACATTTAATTATTCCGTTACATTAAGTGCATGTCAAGCAGCTGTCGCAACTGGAATTATTATTGTCAATCAGAATGTACTCGTTTCTTCAGCTGCTGCTTCTGTTGCAAGTTGTATTGACGTTCCATTAACGCCATTCACAAGAACAACTTTTAATGCCTCTGCAATTGGTTCACCAACAGGTTTGCCTCCAGGTATTTCAGTTGCCTTTTCAAGCAATGTGATTACATTTTCCGGAACTCCAACAACTGCAGGTGTATTTAATTATTCTATACCAGTTACAGGAAATTGTGCGAGTGAAATCATGACAGGTACAATAACTGTTCGACCGGATGTTGTTGTTACAGATCCAGCTACCAATTACCAATGTGCTTTAAGTTCATTTATTCCTATTGGAATTACAGTTGCGAATGCGACAAGTATTGGAACTCCAACTGGGTTTACTGGTGGTATGTCTGCAACTTTGAGTGGAAACTCGGTAACAATCAACGGAACAAATACTTCTTTTCCAGGTGTCTATAATTACACGATTCCAGTAAATGGTCTGTGCAAGCCTGACACCATTTTCGGAACTTTAATCACAGTTGATGCTTCTGAATTAATTCCAAGTAACACAATGACGAACCCACCAGCAGTTTGTGTTGGATTGCCAATTGACACCATTAAAATTGCAACGAATCAATTGGTAAGTTCTATCAGTGAAAGTGCAACATTTCCTTTACCAGCAGGGATTAATTTCTCTTATGTAAATGATACCATCTATATTTTTGGAACGGCTACTGCTCCTGGAGCTACTTTAATCATTATGGAAGCTTCAAGTCCTTGTGGAACAGATCAGATTTCTGGTATGATTGAAATCAATTCTGATTTTATTTTTGCTGGTCCTGCACCAACTTTCACTCCTGTTTGTGTGAATACACCAATTACAACTGTTACACAACCATTTGGAGGAGGGAATATTGACTCCATTATAAATTTACCTCAAGGTATTACAGCAGTTGTTCTTCCATTTAATCCTCCCTTATCAAATGGTGGTATTGAGTTTTCTGGAACACCAACACAAAGCGGAACCTTTAATTACACGATTTACACATCCAATCCTTGTACAACAGAAGTATTGACAGGAACAATGATAATCAATGCAGCTAGTGTTTCTGTAAGTGCAGCTTCAGCTACACCAACTGTTTGTACAGGATCTACAATCACACCTATAACTCATACCATTACAGGTACAGGAAGTGTTGGAGCAGCAACTGGTTTGCCTGCAGGCATTACTGCAAGTAACGCAGGGAATACTATTACAATCAGTGGTTCATCTACTATTTCAGGAACTTACAATTATACCATTCCAATTTCTGGATCTTGTGGAAGTGTAAATGCAACAGGAACCATTACTATCATTACTCAAAACACGGTTTCTGCTGAACCAGCAGCAGTTGTCAATTGTGTTAACAATGCTATGACACCAATCGTAAGAACAACTGGTGGCGCTACAGGAATTGGTGCAGTAACAGGCTTGCCTGCTGGAGTGAGTGCATCATGGAATGCAAATACACTTACTATTAACGGTACACCAACTTCTATTGGAACTTTCAATTATTCCATTCCTCTAACTGGTGGATGTGGAACTGTAAATGCAACTGGAACATTTGTTATTTCACCAGAAACAGCATGTACACAAGGAATTGAAGAAAATAACAGTATTCAGCTGACTGTTTTCCCTAATCCAGTGAACGACAAAGTGAACATAACTTTCGAAGGAACATCAACAGTATCCATCGACTTCATAGACATCAATGGAAAATTGGTTGCCACAAATACGGGCATTCAATCAGGTGATGTTATTTCGATTGAGCACTTAGAAAAAGGTGTTTACCTCATGTTAGTTAAATCTTCAGAAGGCAACATTATTGAACGCTTAATCAAACAGTAA